One window of Oceanispirochaeta sp. genomic DNA carries:
- a CDS encoding ECF transporter S component, with protein MKIKTKSSKQNLAFRIAAIAILTAVTTVCTLIVRVPVTPTKGYINLADVAIFFTALTFGPFTALAAGGLGTALADILGGYAQWAPITFFAHGIQGLLIGLIFKASGFENRARMVAALILAFVAGTLFMAGTYFVTAGVMYGFAAAATEIPGNILQNAAGVIIGFPLYLAVKRAYPPIAGFRW; from the coding sequence ATGAAAATTAAAACTAAGTCATCAAAGCAGAACCTGGCCTTTCGGATCGCCGCCATTGCTATCCTGACGGCTGTGACCACTGTCTGTACTCTGATCGTTCGGGTTCCTGTGACCCCCACCAAGGGGTATATCAATCTGGCCGATGTGGCCATCTTTTTTACGGCACTGACTTTCGGACCATTTACCGCCCTGGCGGCGGGCGGCCTGGGAACGGCTCTGGCCGATATTCTGGGTGGTTATGCCCAATGGGCTCCCATCACTTTTTTTGCACACGGTATTCAGGGGCTTTTAATCGGACTGATTTTCAAGGCATCGGGTTTCGAAAACAGAGCCAGGATGGTAGCTGCCTTGATTCTGGCCTTTGTGGCGGGAACCCTTTTTATGGCGGGTACTTACTTTGTGACTGCCGGTGTCATGTATGGTTTTGCGGCTGCCGCCACCGAAATACCCGGCAATATCCTGCAGAATGCTGCGGGAGTCATCATCGGATTCCCTCTCTATCTGGCCGTTAAACGGGCCTATCCCCCCATTGCCGGCTTTCGCTGGTAA